A DNA window from Patagioenas fasciata isolate bPatFas1 chromosome 1, bPatFas1.hap1, whole genome shotgun sequence contains the following coding sequences:
- the CLDN14 gene encoding claudin-14, protein MANSAVQLLGFSLSLLGLIGTLIATILPHWWRTAHVGTNIITAVAYMKGLWMECVWHSTGIYQCQVHRSQLALPRDLQAARAMMVISCVLSVLACVIAVIGMKCTQCAKGTSAKASIAVSGGIVFILAGLVCLVPVSWTTNDVVMDFYNPMLPSGMKYEIGQALYLGFISASLTILGGALLCTSSQCRGNETPYQEQPSGVRRTAPSYRPPTVYKGNHASSLTSASHSGYRLNDYV, encoded by the coding sequence ATGGCAAACTCGGCTGTTCAGTTACTTGGCTTCTCTCTAAGCCTGCTTGGTCTAATTGGGACATTAATTGCTACTATTCTGCCACACTGGTGGCGCACGGCACACGTAGGCACCAATATTATAACAGCTGTGGCCTATATGAAAGGGCTTTGGATGGAGTGCGTCTGGCACAGCACCGGCATCTACCAGTGCCAAGTCCACCGCTCCCAACTGGCGCTGCCCCGTGACCTTCAAGCCGCCCGTGCCATGATGGTAATTTCCTGCGTCCTTTCCGTGCTGGCATGCGTGATTGCTGTCATCGGTATGAAGTGCACGCAGTGTGCCAAGGGGACTTCTGCCAAAGCCTCCATCGCCGTCTCTGGGGGGATCGTTTTCATCCTGGCTGGTCTCGTTTGCCTGGTACCTGTTTCTTGGACCACTAACGATGTCGTTATGGATTTCTACAACCCCATGCTTCCTAGTGGGATGAAGTACGAGATCGGTCAAGCTCTTTACCTTGGCTTCATCTCCGCATCTTTGACAATCCTCGGTGGGGCTCTGCTGTGCACATCAAGCCAGTGTCGTGGGAATGAGACACCTTACCAGGAGCAGCCCAGTGGCGTAAGAAGGACTGCTCCCTCCTACAGACCACCAACTGTCTACAAGGGAAACCATGCCTCTTCCCTGACATCTGCTTCCCATAGTGGCTACAGATTAAATGACTACGTGTGA